One genomic region from Planctomycetota bacterium encodes:
- a CDS encoding glycosyltransferase has translation MRVLILSHPVDTPSTKYRVLQLLPFFQKDGIEVERHDIPSGIAARWKLFRKARGFDVVIHQKRLLPAWQFRMLRRRARALVYDFDDPMIYSRRGDRVELSATRVARFREILRLADAVVVNHAGTEALAREHGASRVHVVPTSVLLERWRMKDSWKAERLTLGWVGSPANLPNLREIAPALRGYRLKLVSDEPLELPGVQVEFVRWDYATEPDHVRSFDVALAPLPDDPWSRAKMPFKILYYFAAGVPVVASRRGAVETVIRDGENGLLAGDWRARIEELGDPTLRERLGRAGRRTVEAEYTAEAAYGRLRAVLRSLVPRPPG, from the coding sequence GTGCGCGTGCTCATCCTCAGCCATCCCGTCGATACGCCCAGCACGAAGTACCGCGTGCTGCAGCTTCTTCCCTTCTTCCAGAAGGACGGAATCGAGGTGGAGCGCCACGACATCCCGTCCGGCATCGCCGCCCGGTGGAAGCTCTTCCGGAAGGCCCGGGGGTTCGACGTGGTGATTCACCAGAAGCGTCTCCTGCCCGCCTGGCAGTTCCGGATGCTCCGCCGGCGCGCCCGGGCGCTTGTCTACGACTTCGACGACCCCATGATCTACAGCCGCCGCGGGGACCGCGTGGAGCTCTCCGCCACGCGGGTGGCGCGCTTCCGGGAAATCCTGAGGCTGGCCGACGCCGTCGTCGTCAACCACGCGGGAACCGAGGCGCTCGCGCGGGAGCACGGCGCCTCGCGCGTCCATGTGGTGCCCACCTCGGTGCTTCTCGAGCGGTGGCGGATGAAGGACTCGTGGAAGGCCGAGCGTCTCACGCTCGGCTGGGTGGGCTCCCCGGCCAATCTTCCCAACCTGCGCGAGATCGCCCCGGCGCTGCGCGGATACCGCCTCAAGCTCGTCAGCGACGAGCCTCTGGAGCTTCCGGGCGTGCAGGTGGAATTCGTCCGCTGGGACTACGCGACCGAGCCCGACCACGTGCGTTCCTTCGACGTGGCCCTGGCGCCGCTTCCCGACGATCCCTGGAGCCGCGCGAAGATGCCCTTCAAGATCCTCTACTACTTCGCCGCGGGCGTGCCCGTCGTCGCCTCCCGGCGCGGCGCCGTGGAGACGGTCATCCGCGACGGCGAAAACGGGCTTCTGGCCGGCGACTGGCGCGCCCGGATCGAGGAGCTCGGCGACCCGACCCTGCGCGAACGGCTGGGCCGGGCGGGCCGCCGGACGGTGGAGGCCGAATACACCGCCGAGGCCGCCTACGGCCGGCTCCGGGCCGTCCTCCGGTCGCTCGTTCCGCGCCCGCCGGGGTGA
- the rfbH gene encoding lipopolysaccharide biosynthesis protein RfbH: protein MDALRKEILELVRRYARAEAPAPWRPGVDKVPYAGRVVGEEERALLVEAALECWLTLGPFGDRFEERLKAFLGVRDVILVNSGSSANLVALTSLTSEMLENPLRPGDEVITPAVTFPTTLAPIVQNGLVPVFVDCEIGTYNADLDQVEAAVSPRTRAVVLPHTLGNVFDLDRVAALCRRHGMYLVEDCCDALGSRWNGKPVGTFGDYATVSFYPAHHITMGEGGAVVTSRALHARVARSVRDWGRDCWCAPGVSNTCNKRFDWQLGDLPRGYDHKYIYSNIGYNLKPTDLQAAVGLAQLEKLPSFIARRQANFRRLYDGLRDLPDLILPRWDPRADVSWFAFPVTVRPGAPFTRQELVAHLESRKIETRMIFAGNLIRQPAYTKIRRRVVGDLARSDLVMTNTFFVGVYPGLTDAMIDYVVDQFHAFARGRARG from the coding sequence ATGGACGCTCTCCGGAAGGAAATTCTTGAGCTCGTGCGGCGCTACGCGCGCGCGGAGGCCCCCGCGCCGTGGCGGCCGGGCGTGGACAAGGTGCCCTACGCGGGACGCGTCGTGGGGGAGGAGGAGCGGGCGCTTCTCGTCGAGGCCGCGCTCGAGTGCTGGCTCACGCTCGGGCCGTTCGGGGACCGGTTCGAAGAGCGCCTCAAAGCCTTCCTGGGGGTGCGGGACGTCATCCTCGTCAACTCGGGATCCTCGGCGAACCTGGTGGCGCTGACGTCGCTGACGTCGGAGATGCTCGAGAATCCCCTGCGTCCCGGGGACGAGGTCATCACGCCCGCGGTGACCTTTCCGACGACGCTCGCGCCGATCGTCCAGAACGGCCTGGTGCCGGTTTTCGTCGATTGCGAGATCGGGACCTACAACGCCGATCTCGACCAGGTCGAGGCGGCCGTGTCGCCCCGGACGCGGGCGGTGGTCCTGCCCCATACGCTCGGGAACGTGTTCGATCTCGATCGCGTGGCGGCGCTCTGCCGGCGCCACGGGATGTACCTCGTGGAGGACTGCTGCGACGCCCTCGGAAGCCGCTGGAACGGGAAGCCCGTGGGGACGTTCGGGGACTACGCCACGGTGAGCTTTTATCCGGCGCATCACATCACGATGGGCGAGGGCGGGGCGGTCGTGACCTCCCGGGCGCTTCACGCGCGCGTGGCGCGGTCCGTCCGGGACTGGGGGCGGGACTGCTGGTGCGCGCCGGGCGTGTCCAACACCTGCAACAAGCGCTTCGACTGGCAACTGGGGGACCTCCCCCGGGGCTACGACCACAAGTACATCTACTCGAACATCGGCTACAACCTCAAACCGACCGACCTTCAGGCGGCGGTGGGGCTGGCGCAGCTCGAGAAGCTGCCGTCCTTCATCGCCCGGCGGCAGGCGAACTTCCGGCGGCTCTACGACGGACTGCGGGACCTTCCGGACCTCATCCTTCCGCGCTGGGACCCGCGGGCGGACGTCTCCTGGTTCGCCTTTCCGGTGACGGTCCGCCCCGGCGCGCCCTTCACCCGGCAGGAGCTCGTGGCGCACCTCGAGTCCCGGAAGATCGAGACCCGGATGATTTTCGCGGGGAACCTCATCCGCCAGCCGGCCTACACGAAGATCCGCCGCCGGGTGGTGGGCGATCTGGCCCGGAGCGACCTCGTGATGACGAACACGTTCTTCGTGGGCGTCTACCCGGGCCTGACGGACGCGATGATCGACTACGTGGTCGACCAATTCCACGCCTTCGCCCGCGGGCGGGCGCGGGGGTAG
- a CDS encoding SDR family oxidoreductase: MRILVLGASGEVGRLLLSAFPGHEVRGVRRPEMDLHDPASIERAVGAFDPDAVILAAGLADPDFCEDHPGDAYAVNVDGARRAAEAARGRHFTHFSTDHVFDGKAGPYAEDDRPDPINVYGRTKRESERIVRTVHPRSLVVRTSLVFAPSGRSFFARLLSARAPVPCWTDQFGTPTYGPNLAEAVAELVLSGRTGVWHVAGTDWMDRYAFALRVARRFGLDPGLFRPVSIRQAPPRAPRPLRAGLRTDRARSELRTNLLSVDEALELAYRSYGRSPEGNS, encoded by the coding sequence GTGCGGATTCTCGTTCTGGGCGCCTCGGGGGAAGTCGGCCGGTTGCTGCTTTCCGCGTTTCCGGGCCACGAGGTCCGCGGCGTGCGCCGTCCGGAGATGGATCTTCACGACCCCGCCTCGATCGAACGGGCCGTCGGGGCTTTCGATCCGGACGCGGTGATTCTCGCCGCCGGTCTGGCGGATCCGGACTTCTGCGAGGACCATCCCGGGGACGCCTATGCGGTCAACGTGGACGGCGCCCGGCGCGCCGCCGAGGCGGCTCGGGGCCGTCACTTCACCCACTTTTCGACCGATCATGTCTTCGACGGCAAGGCGGGCCCGTATGCGGAGGACGACCGGCCCGATCCGATCAACGTCTACGGCCGGACGAAGCGGGAATCGGAGCGCATCGTGCGGACGGTGCATCCCAGGAGTCTCGTGGTGCGGACGTCGCTCGTCTTTGCGCCGTCCGGGCGGAGCTTCTTCGCGCGGCTCCTTTCGGCCCGGGCGCCGGTGCCCTGCTGGACGGACCAGTTCGGCACGCCGACCTACGGGCCCAACCTGGCCGAGGCCGTGGCGGAGCTTGTCCTCTCGGGCCGCACGGGCGTCTGGCACGTGGCCGGCACGGACTGGATGGACCGGTACGCGTTCGCCCTGCGGGTGGCGCGGAGATTCGGGCTGGATCCGGGGCTGTTCCGGCCGGTCTCGATCCGGCAGGCGCCGCCGCGCGCGCCGCGGCCGCTGCGGGCGGGGCTGCGCACGGACCGGGCGAGGTCGGAGCTGCGAACGAATTTGCTCTCGGTGGACGAGGCCCTTGAGCTAGCATACCGCTCCTATGGACGCTCTCCGGAAGGAAATTCTTGA
- a CDS encoding GDP-mannose 4,6-dehydratase encodes MNVLVTGATGIVGSWLVQALVERGRRVVCLVRDEVPDSNFHLLGLERKTVTVRGALESAEDVLRAFNEYEIEVCYHLGAQAIVAVGNRHPVSTFEANIRGSWNVLEAARQHKPLRRLVFASSDKAYGDLETLPYTEEMPLRGRHPYDASKSCADLLAQCYLATYGLPIAIVRCGNIYGGGDRNYNRIVPGTIRSVLEGRRPVIRSDGTPLRDYLYVQDAVSAYLALGESDEVGAFNFGTETPTSVLDVVRRILRLMNSSLEPEIRNDAAHEIARQWLSCRKARERLGWTPRYDLERGLTETIAWYRRHLS; translated from the coding sequence ATGAACGTCCTGGTGACCGGGGCCACGGGGATCGTCGGAAGCTGGCTCGTCCAGGCGCTCGTCGAACGCGGCCGCCGGGTCGTGTGCCTCGTGCGCGACGAAGTTCCCGACTCGAACTTCCATCTTCTCGGCCTGGAGCGCAAAACGGTCACCGTTCGCGGAGCCCTCGAGAGCGCGGAGGATGTCCTTCGCGCCTTCAACGAGTACGAGATCGAGGTCTGCTACCATCTGGGGGCCCAGGCGATCGTGGCGGTGGGGAACCGCCACCCGGTCTCGACCTTCGAGGCCAACATCCGCGGCTCCTGGAACGTGCTCGAGGCGGCCCGGCAGCATAAGCCCCTCCGGCGCCTGGTCTTCGCCTCCAGCGACAAGGCGTACGGGGATCTCGAGACCCTGCCCTACACGGAGGAGATGCCGCTCCGGGGCCGCCATCCGTACGACGCCTCCAAATCCTGCGCGGACCTTCTGGCCCAGTGCTACCTCGCCACCTACGGGCTTCCCATCGCGATCGTGCGCTGCGGCAACATCTACGGCGGCGGCGACCGCAACTACAACCGTATCGTGCCGGGCACCATCCGCTCCGTCCTCGAGGGACGCCGGCCCGTGATCCGGTCGGACGGGACTCCCCTGCGGGACTACCTGTACGTGCAGGACGCCGTCTCCGCGTACCTCGCCCTCGGCGAGTCGGACGAAGTCGGCGCGTTCAACTTCGGGACGGAGACCCCCACGTCGGTTCTGGACGTCGTCCGCCGGATCCTGCGCCTGATGAATTCCAGTCTCGAGCCCGAGATCCGAAACGACGCCGCCCATGAGATCGCGCGGCAGTGGCTTTCGTGCCGCAAGGCGCGGGAGCGGCTCGGGTGGACGCCCCGCTACGATCTGGAGCGCGGGCTGACCGAGACGATCGCCTGGTACCGTCGGCATCTTTCGTGA
- the rfbF gene encoding glucose-1-phosphate cytidylyltransferase — translation MGRNSSIPVVILCGGLGTRLREETEFKPKPLVAIGDMPILWHIMKIYGRYGFREFILCLGYKGHLIKEFFLNYPWMANDVTLHLRDHRQVVHEVRPPEDWQITFADTGLHTPTGGRVAKIRKYIKSDDFCVTYGDGLANVDLDRLVAFHRAKKKIATLTAVHPMSPFGVIESEDGLARSFKEKPRLEGLINGGFFVFNRKIFDYLTEDSVLEEDPLRTLAGRGQLAVYEHRDFWMCMDTFKDVERLNRMWAEGRRPWVVWE, via the coding sequence ATGGGTAGAAACTCCTCGATTCCGGTCGTCATTCTCTGCGGCGGTCTGGGGACCCGTCTCCGCGAGGAGACCGAATTCAAGCCCAAGCCCCTGGTCGCCATCGGGGACATGCCCATCCTCTGGCACATCATGAAGATCTACGGGCGCTACGGCTTCCGGGAGTTCATTCTGTGTCTGGGATACAAGGGACACCTCATCAAGGAGTTTTTCCTCAACTACCCCTGGATGGCCAACGACGTGACGCTGCACCTGCGGGACCACCGGCAGGTCGTCCACGAGGTGCGTCCCCCGGAAGACTGGCAGATCACTTTCGCCGACACGGGGCTTCACACCCCCACCGGCGGGCGGGTCGCCAAGATCCGCAAGTACATCAAGTCCGACGACTTCTGCGTGACGTACGGCGACGGCCTGGCCAACGTGGACCTCGACCGGCTGGTCGCCTTCCACCGCGCCAAGAAGAAGATCGCCACTTTGACGGCCGTCCATCCCATGAGCCCCTTCGGCGTGATCGAATCGGAGGACGGCCTGGCGCGGTCATTCAAGGAAAAGCCCCGCCTCGAGGGCCTCATCAACGGAGGGTTCTTCGTCTTCAACCGGAAGATTTTCGACTACCTGACGGAGGATTCGGTGCTCGAGGAGGACCCGCTCCGGACGCTGGCGGGCCGCGGGCAGCTGGCGGTCTACGAGCACCGGGATTTCTGGATGTGCATGGACACGTTCAAGGACGTGGAGCGCCTGAACCGCATGTGGGCGGAGGGGCGCCGCCCGTGGGTGGTCTGGGAATGA
- a CDS encoding MFS transporter produces MIESVPRAPRSARYALAVIFSANFLSYLDRQLVSALEEPIRRDVGLTSAEFGLLWTLFTLGYMACSPFIGYASDRLRRPLLFAACIVVWSLATLASGWAPTKGVLYVSRVLIGLGEAGCLIVGSALISDYFPRDSRGRALSVFYLGLPIGGTAAFILAGIFLKLELGWRTLFYAAGLPGFVVALLIALLADPPRGATDPAGDPHAPVRGGGVREYLRLFRTPTLLWIVLAQAFAVIILVPLIHFGVEFFVQERGMEKGRARIALGVIALIAGGLGNTFSGVIGDRLARRFRGAYAAMAGVSFLLALPSLLVGFLAPRPAVFLPVLTLGAFFIFLCMPAVNTQIANVTHPTQRAMAWALAVFVLHLLGDTLAPPVFGLVDHSLGRLQAFLIFSAALVPASLCCFLAARTSARDETRAATLVPQGV; encoded by the coding sequence GTGATCGAATCCGTCCCCCGCGCGCCTCGCTCCGCCCGCTATGCCCTGGCGGTCATCTTCTCGGCCAACTTCCTGAGCTACCTTGATCGACAGCTCGTCAGCGCGCTGGAAGAACCCATCCGCCGGGACGTGGGGCTCACGAGCGCGGAGTTCGGCCTGCTCTGGACGCTCTTCACGCTGGGGTACATGGCCTGCTCGCCCTTCATCGGGTACGCCTCGGATCGGCTCCGGCGCCCGCTGCTTTTCGCGGCGTGCATCGTGGTCTGGAGCCTGGCGACGCTGGCGTCCGGCTGGGCCCCCACGAAGGGCGTGCTGTACGTCTCCCGGGTGCTCATCGGGCTGGGCGAAGCCGGCTGCCTTATCGTCGGATCGGCGCTCATCAGCGATTACTTTCCGCGGGATAGCCGGGGCCGCGCGCTTTCGGTCTTCTACCTGGGGCTCCCCATCGGGGGAACCGCGGCCTTCATTCTCGCCGGGATCTTTCTCAAGCTGGAGCTCGGCTGGCGCACCCTGTTCTACGCGGCCGGCCTTCCGGGGTTCGTGGTGGCTCTCCTCATCGCGCTCCTGGCGGATCCGCCGCGCGGAGCCACGGATCCCGCCGGCGATCCTCACGCCCCGGTCCGGGGCGGCGGCGTGCGGGAGTACCTGAGGCTCTTCCGGACGCCGACGCTTCTCTGGATCGTCCTGGCGCAGGCCTTCGCGGTCATCATCCTGGTCCCCCTCATCCATTTCGGCGTCGAGTTCTTCGTGCAGGAGCGCGGCATGGAAAAGGGCCGCGCCCGCATCGCGCTCGGCGTCATTGCGCTCATCGCCGGCGGCCTGGGCAACACCTTCTCCGGAGTGATCGGCGACCGCCTGGCCCGCCGGTTCCGCGGCGCCTATGCGGCCATGGCGGGCGTCAGCTTCCTCCTGGCGCTCCCCTCCCTCCTGGTCGGCTTCCTGGCGCCCCGGCCGGCGGTCTTCCTGCCCGTCCTCACCCTGGGCGCGTTCTTCATCTTCCTCTGCATGCCCGCGGTCAACACGCAGATCGCGAACGTCACCCACCCCACTCAGCGCGCCATGGCGTGGGCCTTGGCGGTCTTCGTCCTGCATCTCCTGGGCGACACCCTGGCGCCGCCGGTCTTCGGCCTCGTGGATCACTCCCTGGGACGCCTCCAGGCGTTCCTCATCTTCTCGGCCGCGCTCGTTCCGGCCTCGCTGTGCTGTTTCCTGGCGGCCCGGACCTCCGCCCGGGACGAGACCCGCGCCGCCACCCTCGTTCCCCAGGGGGTATAA
- a CDS encoding PilZ domain-containing protein — translation MLMVTQVEIARRVGLDVSSVNKILNRRPGPVFRKETIRKVFKAAREMGYDFGKLKHQHRRRHPRRALSLGAELYIYRKDGTLYDHGMATIRDISLGGARISDVTLPTGTLPVEPFSVGLRSMQKPIEGVEIRGHIVRFHLNGDASFGVQFAPLEPALEKKLRRIANG, via the coding sequence ATGCTGATGGTTACTCAGGTGGAGATCGCCCGCCGCGTGGGCCTGGACGTCTCGAGCGTCAACAAAATCCTCAACCGGCGCCCGGGGCCCGTCTTCCGCAAGGAGACGATCCGAAAGGTCTTCAAGGCCGCCCGGGAAATGGGGTACGACTTCGGCAAGCTCAAGCACCAGCACCGGCGCCGCCACCCGCGCCGGGCCCTCTCCCTGGGAGCCGAGCTCTACATCTACCGGAAGGACGGCACCCTCTACGACCACGGCATGGCCACGATCCGCGACATCTCGCTCGGCGGCGCCCGCATCAGCGACGTGACGCTCCCGACGGGAACGCTGCCCGTGGAACCCTTCTCCGTGGGCCTGCGCTCCATGCAGAAGCCCATCGAGGGCGTCGAGATCCGCGGGCACATCGTGCGCTTCCACCTGAACGGGGACGCCAGCTTCGGCGTCCAGTTCGCGCCCCTCGAGCCCGCGCTCGAGAAGAAGCTCCGGCGGATCGCCAACGGATAA
- a CDS encoding SWIB/MDM2 domain-containing protein has product MPKKAESAFMKPLQPSPALAKVTGEKPLPRSEVAKKLWAYIKKHGLQDQKNKRMINADDTLKEIFGGKKQVSMFEMTALVSKHLK; this is encoded by the coding sequence ATGCCCAAGAAGGCCGAAAGCGCGTTCATGAAGCCGCTGCAGCCCAGCCCGGCTTTGGCCAAAGTGACCGGGGAGAAGCCCCTCCCCCGCAGCGAGGTCGCCAAGAAGCTCTGGGCCTACATCAAGAAGCACGGCCTGCAGGACCAGAAGAACAAGCGCATGATCAACGCCGACGACACCCTCAAGGAGATCTTCGGCGGCAAGAAACAGGTTTCCATGTTCGAGATGACCGCCCTGGTCAGCAAGCACCTGAAGTAA